TTTGAAACGGTTTCAAAGCTGCCGTTTTAAATTTATACCGAAAATAATCGCGACACAAATTCATAGTCACAGTGTTCTACTTAAATATACAAATGAAGACCATTTAAAACTTAACATCAAAGGAAATGATCTCAAGTTTCCCTTCGTTTGGCTTCGAGACAACTGTCAGTGCGACCAGTGCTTCCACAGAACCGCGAAGAGCAGGATCCTGGATTGGACAAAATTCGACATCAACATCAAGCCAGCAAACGTGGCCCAAGGCGAAAACTCGCTCCaagtgacctggagtgatgggCATAAATCAAGTTACGAGTTCGACTGGCTAAAATTCAGGAGCTTCACCCCTGAAAACCAAAAAACATACAAGGACACGATCTTCAGACCGAAAAGGATAACTTGGCATGGTGATgattttgaaaacatttttagCAAACACTATTACAATGATATTGTAAAGTCTGAAGAGGCTCTATACAATTGGTTACACCAACTTTCGATTTACGGCGTGGCTCTCATACAGAATACGCCTGCTTCAGAGACAGCTGTGGATAAAATCGTTGACAAGATCGGCTTCACGAAACGAACGCATTATGGGATCAAATTCATAGTCCAGCACGTGGCCAACACTAGCAACGTCGCATACCTGTCCAGCAATTTACAAATGCATACTGATCTACCTTACTACGAATACTGCCCCGGTGTAAACTTATTACACTGTCTAGTTCAAACGGCGAGCAGGGGTGGTGAGAATTTGCTGGTTGATTGTCATTACGTAGCAAATTACATGAAGGAAAACCACCCGGATGAGTATAAAATTTTGACTGACACCGAGGTCGAATGGAACGATATTGGCGAGGAGGATGGAAACGAATTCTACAAACTGAACCGAAGCCCTGTTATCAGCCTTGACAAGCACggagaaataacaaaaataaatttctctGTAGCTCAGAGGAGCAGCAATCTCCCCGCTCCTTATGAGTCTGTCATACCTTGGTACAAATCTTATGCGCTCTTCCATAACCTTGGTCGAAAGTTCGCAGCGAAATACAAGACACAGGATGGAGATATTTTGGTCTTCGACAATAGAAGGCTACTGCATTCGAGAAGTGCTTACGAAGACAATTCAAACAACGTAAGAAAATTAATAGGTGCCTATGTTGATTGGGACGAAATATACTCGAGATTGCGATGCTTAacagttaaattaaaatatgtcgATGGAATTTTTCAATCAAATCATAGAGGATAAAATGTTATGTTATGTAACATAGAGTAAGAATgtactattataaatattattactaaaacaaatacagtcaaaaccgtttagtGCGACACCGTTTAGAACAACataccg
The Bombyx mori chromosome 5, ASM3026992v2 DNA segment above includes these coding regions:
- the LOC101743493 gene encoding gamma-butyrobetaine dioxygenase — translated: MFALKRFQSCRFKFIPKIIATQIHSHSVLLKYTNEDHLKLNIKGNDLKFPFVWLRDNCQCDQCFHRTAKSRILDWTKFDINIKPANVAQGENSLQVTWSDGHKSSYEFDWLKFRSFTPENQKTYKDTIFRPKRITWHGDDFENIFSKHYYNDIVKSEEALYNWLHQLSIYGVALIQNTPASETAVDKIVDKIGFTKRTHYGIKFIVQHVANTSNVAYLSSNLQMHTDLPYYEYCPGVNLLHCLVQTASRGGENLLVDCHYVANYMKENHPDEYKILTDTEVEWNDIGEEDGNEFYKLNRSPVISLDKHGEITKINFSVAQRSSNLPAPYESVIPWYKSYALFHNLGRKFAAKYKTQDGDILVFDNRRLLHSRSAYEDNSNNVRKLIGAYVDWDEIYSRLRCLTVKLKYVDGIFQSNHRG